The Streptomyces sp. NBC_00670 genome window below encodes:
- a CDS encoding bifunctional FO biosynthesis protein CofGH produces MTTSATSGTGYPTENSMRRALKRAREGVALDVAEAAVLLRARGAALDDLVASAGRVRDAGLEAAGRPGVITYSKSVFVPLTRLCRDKCHYCTFVTVPGKLRRAGHGMFMSPDEVLDIAREGAAAGCKEALITLGDKPEDRWPEAREWLDAHGYDDTIAYVRAISIRILEETGLLPHLNPGVLSWTDFQRLKPVAPSMGMMLETTATRLWSEPGGPHHGSPDKEPAVRLRVLQDAGRSSVPFTSGLLIGIGETYEERAESLFALRRVSRAYHSIQELIIQNFRAKPDTAMRGMPDAELDELVATVAVARHIMGPAACLQAPPNLVDGEYERLIAAGIDDWGGVSPLTIDHVNPERPWPQIDLLRERSADAGFTLRERLCVYPEFVRRGEPWLDPRLRPHVAALADPETGLAREDALPRGLPWQEPEEAFTATGRTDLHRTIDTEGRTSDRRDDFDEVYGDWGALREAAAPGMAPERLDTDVRAALATAADDPTKLTDDEALALLHADGPALDALCRIADDVRASVVGDDVTYIVTRNINFTNVCYTGCRFCAFAQRRTDADAYTLSLDQVADRAQQAWDVGAVEVCMQGGIHPDLPGTAYFDIARAVKERVPGMHVHAFSPMEVVNGATRTGMSIREWLSAAKEAGLDSIPGTAAEILDDEVRWILTKGKLPAATWIEVVETAHELGIRSSSTMMYGHVDQPRHWLGHLRTLAGIQQRTGGFTEFVTLPFIHTNAPVYLAGIARPGPSTRDNRAVTAMARLLLHPWIPNIQTSWVKLGTEGAAEMLRSGANDLGGTLMEETISRMAGSSYGSYKSVRDLVAVAETAGRPAKPRTTLYGEVPEERRRTAASSDGHLPELLPVLE; encoded by the coding sequence ATGACGACTTCCGCGACCTCCGGGACCGGGTACCCCACCGAGAACTCCATGCGTCGCGCGCTGAAACGCGCCCGGGAAGGCGTCGCGCTCGACGTCGCCGAGGCGGCCGTGCTGCTGCGGGCGCGTGGCGCGGCGCTCGACGATCTCGTCGCCTCCGCCGGACGCGTGCGGGACGCGGGGCTGGAGGCGGCCGGCCGGCCCGGGGTCATCACCTACTCCAAGAGCGTCTTCGTCCCCCTCACCCGGCTCTGCCGGGACAAGTGCCACTACTGCACCTTCGTCACCGTCCCCGGAAAGCTCCGCCGCGCCGGGCACGGGATGTTCATGTCGCCGGACGAGGTCCTCGACATCGCCCGCGAGGGCGCCGCCGCCGGCTGCAAGGAAGCCCTGATCACCCTCGGCGACAAGCCCGAGGACCGCTGGCCCGAGGCCCGCGAGTGGCTCGACGCGCACGGCTACGACGACACGATCGCCTACGTCCGCGCCATCTCCATCCGCATCCTGGAGGAAACGGGGCTGCTGCCCCACCTCAACCCGGGCGTCCTGAGCTGGACGGACTTCCAGCGGCTCAAGCCCGTCGCCCCGAGCATGGGCATGATGCTGGAGACCACCGCCACCCGCCTGTGGTCCGAGCCCGGCGGCCCCCACCACGGCTCCCCCGACAAGGAACCCGCCGTCCGGCTGCGGGTCCTTCAGGACGCCGGCCGCTCCTCCGTGCCCTTCACCTCCGGGCTGCTCATCGGCATCGGGGAGACGTACGAGGAGCGCGCCGAGTCGCTGTTCGCGCTGCGCCGCGTCTCCCGCGCGTACCACTCGATCCAGGAACTGATCATCCAGAACTTCCGCGCCAAGCCCGACACCGCGATGCGCGGGATGCCGGACGCGGAACTGGACGAACTCGTCGCCACCGTCGCCGTCGCCCGGCACATCATGGGTCCCGCCGCCTGCCTCCAGGCGCCGCCCAACCTCGTCGACGGCGAGTACGAGCGGCTGATCGCCGCCGGGATCGACGACTGGGGCGGGGTCTCGCCGCTCACCATCGACCACGTCAACCCCGAGCGCCCCTGGCCGCAGATCGATCTGCTGCGCGAGCGCTCCGCCGACGCCGGGTTCACGCTGCGGGAACGCCTGTGCGTGTACCCGGAGTTCGTGCGCCGCGGCGAACCCTGGCTCGACCCCCGGCTGCGCCCGCACGTGGCCGCCCTCGCCGACCCGGAGACCGGGCTCGCCCGGGAGGACGCCCTCCCGCGCGGCCTGCCCTGGCAGGAACCCGAGGAGGCCTTCACCGCCACCGGCCGCACCGACCTGCACCGCACCATCGACACCGAGGGCCGCACCAGCGACCGCCGCGACGACTTCGACGAGGTCTACGGCGACTGGGGCGCCCTGCGCGAGGCCGCCGCCCCCGGCATGGCACCCGAACGCCTGGACACCGACGTCCGCGCCGCGCTCGCCACCGCCGCCGACGACCCGACGAAGCTCACCGACGACGAGGCCCTCGCCCTGCTGCACGCGGACGGCCCGGCCCTGGACGCCCTGTGCCGTATCGCCGACGACGTCCGCGCGTCCGTCGTCGGCGACGACGTCACCTACATCGTCACCCGCAACATCAACTTCACCAACGTCTGCTACACCGGCTGCCGTTTCTGCGCCTTCGCCCAGCGCCGCACCGACGCCGACGCCTACACCCTCTCCCTGGACCAGGTCGCCGACCGCGCCCAACAGGCGTGGGACGTGGGCGCGGTGGAGGTGTGCATGCAGGGCGGCATCCACCCCGACCTGCCCGGCACGGCGTACTTCGACATCGCGCGGGCGGTCAAGGAGCGCGTCCCCGGCATGCACGTGCACGCCTTCTCCCCGATGGAGGTCGTCAACGGCGCGACCCGCACCGGCATGTCCATCAGGGAGTGGCTGAGCGCCGCCAAGGAGGCGGGTCTGGACTCGATTCCCGGCACGGCGGCCGAGATCCTCGACGACGAGGTCCGCTGGATCCTCACCAAGGGCAAGCTCCCCGCGGCAACGTGGATCGAGGTCGTCGAAACGGCCCACGAACTCGGCATCCGGTCCTCGTCCACGATGATGTACGGCCATGTGGACCAGCCCCGGCACTGGCTCGGCCACCTCCGCACCCTCGCGGGCATCCAGCAACGCACCGGCGGCTTCACGGAGTTCGTCACCCTGCCGTTCATCCACACCAACGCCCCCGTCTATCTGGCGGGGATCGCCCGCCCGGGCCCGTCGACGAGGGACAACCGTGCGGTGACGGCGATGGCCCGCCTTCTGCTCCACCCGTGGATCCCCAACATCCAGACCAGCTGGGTGAAGCTCGGCACGGAGGGCGCCGCCGAGATGCTCCGCTCCGGCGCCAACGACCTCGGCGGCACGCTGATGGAGGAGACCATCTCCCGCATGGCGGGCTCCTCCTACGGCTCCTACAAGTCCGTACGCGACCTCGTCGCCGTCGCCGAGACGGCCGGCCGCCCCGCCAAACCCCGCACCACGCTGTACGGCGAGGTCCCGGAGGAACGCCGGCGAACGGCCGCGTCCTCGGACGGCCATCTGCCGGAACTGCTGCCGGTGCTGGAGTAG
- a CDS encoding nitroreductase/quinone reductase family protein: MTRDVDLRFRLTTAFQRYVANPLSRRMPGQVLLETTGRVSGLPRRTPVGGRRVGDAFWLVSEFGERSQYVRNILADPRVRVRLRGRWHTGTAHPLPDDDPVARLRTLPRGNSGVVRALGTNLLTVRVDLDG; encoded by the coding sequence ATGACCCGTGACGTCGATCTCCGCTTCCGTCTCACCACCGCCTTCCAGCGGTACGTCGCCAATCCGCTGAGCCGGCGGATGCCGGGGCAGGTGCTGCTGGAGACCACCGGGCGGGTGTCGGGGCTGCCCCGGCGTACGCCGGTCGGGGGGCGGCGGGTGGGGGACGCGTTCTGGCTGGTGTCGGAGTTCGGGGAGCGTTCGCAGTACGTGCGGAACATCCTCGCCGACCCCCGGGTCCGGGTACGGCTGCGCGGGCGCTGGCACACCGGGACGGCGCACCCGCTGCCCGACGACGACCCCGTGGCCCGGCTGCGCACGCTGCCCCGGGGCAACAGCGGCGTCGTCCGGGCGCTGGGGACGAACCTGCTGACGGTGCGGGTGGATCTGGACGGCTGA
- a CDS encoding serine/threonine-protein kinase, whose amino-acid sequence MVDQLTQHDPRRIGPFEVLGRLGAGGMGLVYLARSASGRRVAIKTVRTELAEDQLFRVRFTREVEAARAVSGFYTAAVVDADPRAAVPWLATAYVPAPSLEEIVNDCGPLPAQAVRWLAAGVAEALQSIHGAGLVHRDLKPSNVLVVEDGPRVIDFGIASGVSNTRLTMTNVAVGTPAYMSPEQAKDSRSVTGASDVFSLGSMLVFAATGHPPFHGANPVETVFMLLREGPDLSGLPDELRPLIESCMRMEPTARPNPADLQAQLAPHLFGAGTDDSGTASAWLPESAVGLIETRRGGRTTVRPPAPPAPRGGPAAPVVPPPPSHDPVPMPLPATAPGPGPGGAPDTGPVRLAGVPVPIGPGPRVADMRATAIKPLPPESALTASWSRPRPGVNGADPAPTAAPPAPPEAAPAGWRPWRFRMSNDVWGTPSVAGDLVYVTSFEVHALDVATGRRRFKTRDVAWSMTVADGRIHASDGPTLVALDAREGGDLWRVSTDAWVYSLQADRGTVVTGTRGGGVQAWEASTGQKLWELAGAQTDFEAPEAGPAVHDGTVYVWKDARLRALEARTGEERWSYPIGDAASCGGVPVRLTHASDGFVYVSAGTRVMAIDVAGGHVRWHFEAPAVFLCPPVFVPGPAVIGGGVYLADYLGTVYALDATDGRDRWRIATEARASIEPVLVAGGHVHVGSGKGLYTLDAVTGTPKWRFQAGGDIVGAPVVAEGRVHFGSTDHLLYTLKADDGRLRWKLATGGEITGSPVVRDGVVYACSKDRCVYALDAEKGTGTARTG is encoded by the coding sequence GTGGTGGATCAGCTGACGCAGCACGATCCGCGGCGTATCGGGCCGTTCGAGGTACTCGGACGGCTGGGCGCGGGCGGCATGGGGCTGGTCTATCTCGCGCGCTCGGCGTCCGGGCGCCGCGTGGCGATCAAGACGGTGCGCACGGAGCTGGCCGAGGACCAGCTCTTCCGCGTGCGCTTCACCCGCGAGGTGGAGGCGGCCCGCGCGGTCTCCGGCTTCTACACGGCCGCCGTGGTCGACGCCGACCCGCGCGCCGCGGTGCCCTGGCTGGCCACCGCGTACGTGCCGGCGCCCTCGCTCGAGGAGATAGTGAACGACTGCGGGCCGCTGCCCGCCCAGGCGGTGCGCTGGCTGGCCGCCGGTGTCGCCGAGGCGCTCCAGTCGATCCACGGCGCCGGACTGGTCCACCGCGACCTGAAGCCGTCGAACGTCCTCGTCGTCGAGGACGGCCCCCGGGTCATCGACTTCGGCATCGCCTCCGGCGTTTCGAACACACGTTTGACGATGACGAACGTCGCCGTCGGCACCCCCGCCTACATGTCGCCCGAGCAGGCCAAGGACTCCCGCAGCGTCACCGGCGCGAGCGACGTCTTCTCGCTCGGCTCGATGCTGGTCTTCGCCGCCACCGGCCACCCGCCCTTCCACGGCGCCAACCCGGTCGAGACGGTCTTCATGCTGCTGCGCGAGGGCCCGGACCTGTCCGGGCTCCCCGACGAGCTGCGCCCGCTCATCGAGTCCTGCATGCGGATGGAGCCCACCGCCCGCCCCAACCCCGCCGACCTCCAGGCCCAGCTCGCGCCCCATCTGTTCGGCGCGGGCACCGACGACAGCGGCACGGCCTCGGCGTGGCTCCCGGAGTCGGCCGTCGGCCTGATAGAGACCCGGCGCGGCGGACGGACGACGGTACGGCCCCCGGCACCGCCCGCCCCGCGCGGCGGACCGGCCGCCCCCGTGGTGCCGCCCCCGCCCTCGCACGACCCGGTGCCCATGCCGCTGCCGGCGACCGCCCCCGGCCCCGGACCCGGCGGTGCGCCCGACACCGGTCCGGTGCGGCTCGCGGGCGTCCCGGTGCCGATCGGGCCCGGGCCCCGTGTCGCCGACATGCGCGCCACCGCGATCAAGCCGCTGCCGCCGGAGTCCGCGCTCACCGCCAGCTGGTCCAGGCCGCGCCCCGGCGTCAACGGCGCCGACCCGGCCCCGACGGCCGCCCCGCCCGCCCCGCCGGAGGCCGCGCCCGCCGGCTGGCGGCCCTGGCGTTTCCGCATGTCCAACGACGTGTGGGGCACCCCCTCCGTCGCCGGCGACCTCGTCTACGTCACCTCCTTCGAGGTGCACGCGCTCGACGTCGCCACCGGCCGCCGCCGCTTCAAGACGCGCGACGTCGCCTGGTCGATGACGGTCGCCGACGGCCGCATCCACGCCTCCGACGGGCCGACGCTCGTCGCGCTCGACGCCCGCGAGGGCGGCGACCTGTGGCGGGTCTCCACCGACGCCTGGGTCTACTCGCTCCAGGCCGACCGCGGCACGGTCGTCACCGGCACCCGCGGCGGCGGCGTCCAGGCGTGGGAGGCGTCCACCGGGCAGAAGCTGTGGGAGCTGGCCGGCGCCCAGACCGACTTCGAGGCCCCCGAGGCGGGCCCCGCCGTCCACGACGGCACGGTGTACGTCTGGAAGGACGCCCGGCTGCGCGCCCTCGAGGCCCGTACGGGCGAGGAGCGCTGGTCGTACCCGATCGGCGACGCCGCGTCCTGCGGGGGAGTGCCGGTACGGCTCACCCACGCATCCGACGGCTTCGTGTACGTCTCGGCCGGCACGCGTGTCATGGCCATCGACGTGGCCGGCGGGCATGTGCGCTGGCACTTCGAGGCGCCCGCGGTCTTCCTGTGCCCGCCGGTGTTCGTGCCCGGACCGGCGGTCATCGGCGGCGGCGTCTACCTCGCCGACTACCTCGGCACGGTCTACGCCCTCGACGCCACCGACGGCCGCGACCGCTGGCGGATCGCCACGGAGGCGCGGGCCTCGATCGAGCCCGTGCTGGTGGCCGGCGGCCATGTGCACGTCGGCAGCGGCAAGGGGCTCTACACGCTGGACGCGGTGACCGGCACGCCGAAGTGGCGGTTCCAGGCGGGCGGCGACATCGTGGGCGCGCCGGTGGTCGCGGAGGGCCGCGTCCACTTCGGCTCCACGGACCACCTGCTGTACACGCTCAAGGCCGACGACGGCCGGCTGCGGTGGAAGCTGGCGACGGGCGGGGAGATCACGGGGTCGCCGGTGGTGCGGGACGGGGTGGTGTACGCGTGCAGCAAGGACCGGTGCGTGTACGCGTTGGACGCGGAGAAGGGGACCGGTACGGCGCGTACGGGGTGA
- a CDS encoding ADP-ribosylglycohydrolase family protein, whose translation MGATAGAVWGRTEQQDFRSRVRGTLLGAALGDALGTPLDALSTSRIHEEYGTDGPVELAVHHGRRGTVSHLTQLTLFTLDGLIRAQVRRDTGAWHPPTDLHRAYRRWAATQRDWGPDLRRTEDGWLAREEWLYARRAPTRACLLGLGDDVMGTPAAPKNPAAVGPEAVARSAPFGLLVGWEPQLVLQLALECAAQTHGHPTAYLAAGAYAVVVHALARGEDLDAGVQRALHLLSVRPGQAPVAEALQRALGAVRQGLPSPGRVEELADGGSAERVLSAAVYCALVGEDVRHGLRLAVRHGGASGTVGALVGGMLGALYGETALPPAWLVELEGRPTMLVLADDFAMEMTQGPSLHTPTGAAPGWLSRYPRA comes from the coding sequence GTGGGTGCGACAGCCGGTGCCGTCTGGGGCCGTACCGAACAGCAGGACTTCCGCAGCCGGGTCCGCGGAACCCTGCTCGGTGCCGCCCTCGGCGACGCGCTCGGCACCCCCCTCGACGCCCTGTCCACCTCCCGCATCCACGAGGAGTACGGCACCGACGGCCCCGTCGAACTCGCCGTCCACCACGGCCGGCGCGGCACCGTCTCGCACCTCACCCAGCTCACCCTGTTCACCCTGGACGGCCTCATCCGCGCCCAGGTCCGCCGGGACACCGGCGCCTGGCACCCGCCGACGGACCTGCACCGCGCGTACCGCCGCTGGGCGGCCACCCAGCGGGACTGGGGCCCGGATTTGCGGCGCACGGAGGACGGCTGGCTGGCCCGCGAGGAGTGGCTGTACGCCCGTCGCGCCCCGACCCGGGCCTGTCTGCTCGGCCTCGGCGACGACGTGATGGGCACCCCGGCCGCGCCCAAGAACCCGGCGGCGGTGGGCCCCGAGGCGGTGGCCCGCTCCGCGCCGTTCGGACTGCTGGTGGGGTGGGAGCCGCAGCTCGTGCTGCAACTCGCCCTGGAGTGCGCCGCCCAGACCCACGGGCACCCCACGGCGTACCTCGCGGCGGGCGCGTACGCCGTCGTCGTGCACGCGCTCGCGCGCGGCGAGGACCTGGACGCCGGGGTGCAGCGCGCGCTGCACCTGCTGTCCGTACGGCCGGGGCAGGCGCCGGTGGCGGAGGCGCTGCAACGGGCACTGGGGGCGGTGCGGCAGGGGCTGCCGTCGCCGGGGCGGGTGGAGGAACTGGCGGACGGCGGCTCGGCGGAACGGGTGCTGTCGGCGGCGGTGTACTGCGCCCTGGTGGGCGAGGACGTACGGCACGGACTGCGCCTGGCGGTACGCCACGGGGGTGCCTCTGGCACGGTGGGCGCGCTGGTCGGGGGCATGCTGGGCGCGCTCTACGGCGAGACGGCGCTGCCCCCGGCATGGCTGGTGGAACTGGAGGGCCGCCCGACCATGCTCGTCCTCGCGGACGACTTCGCCATGGAAATGACCCAGGGCCCGTCCCTGCACACACCAACGGGGGCGGCCCCGGGCTGGCTGTCCCGCTATCCGCGGGCGTGA
- a CDS encoding VOC family protein, translating to MAENPPPTDDRDTAAEAPDTGAPDNDEAGTDARDAEAGPAFAEGVPCWIEVQLSDVEAGRRFYGELFGWSFEAAPDGAVWACRDGDSVAALVPKGDGRMPTVWTVYFAAPDLSALTGRVRSAGGQVITGPSAVDTLGVMALVADPEGAVFGLWQPGTHAGFARRHEPGTFTWAELYTRDTGAANDFYAGLFHDALFGPGAAPDFGRAAVADVFPPEMPPHFLVHFGVGDVEKTLAGVHRLGGRTQAGPFGTSYGTVAVVTDNQGASFALLER from the coding sequence ATGGCCGAAAACCCGCCCCCCACCGACGACAGGGACACCGCCGCGGAGGCGCCGGACACGGGGGCGCCCGACAACGACGAGGCCGGCACCGACGCGCGGGACGCCGAGGCCGGTCCCGCCTTCGCCGAAGGCGTTCCCTGCTGGATCGAAGTGCAGCTCTCCGACGTGGAGGCCGGGCGGCGGTTCTACGGGGAGCTCTTCGGGTGGAGCTTCGAGGCGGCCCCCGACGGCGCGGTGTGGGCCTGCCGGGACGGTGACTCCGTCGCCGCGCTCGTGCCCAAGGGGGACGGGCGGATGCCGACCGTGTGGACCGTGTACTTCGCCGCCCCCGACCTCTCCGCCCTCACCGGGCGCGTCCGCTCGGCCGGCGGCCAGGTGATCACCGGGCCGAGCGCGGTGGACACGCTCGGCGTCATGGCGCTCGTCGCCGACCCCGAGGGAGCCGTCTTCGGGCTCTGGCAGCCCGGCACGCACGCCGGGTTCGCCCGCCGGCACGAGCCCGGCACGTTCACCTGGGCCGAGCTGTACACCCGGGACACCGGCGCCGCGAACGACTTCTACGCCGGCCTCTTCCACGACGCCCTGTTCGGCCCCGGCGCCGCCCCCGACTTCGGCCGGGCCGCCGTCGCCGACGTGTTCCCGCCCGAGATGCCGCCGCACTTCCTCGTCCACTTCGGCGTCGGCGACGTGGAGAAGACGCTCGCCGGCGTCCACCGTCTGGGCGGCCGCACCCAGGCCGGCCCGTTCGGGACGTCGTACGGCACGGTGGCGGTCGTCACGGACAATCAGGGCGCCTCCTTCGCCCTGCTGGAACGGTAG
- a CDS encoding DinB family protein — MTRIDDTPPAWDERTQLTTFLDYARDTARAKCQGVSAEHARTALLPGSPLMTMSGVINHLRWVEYYWFQVVFLGEEDQGPWTDEDPDREMRIAVDFPLPQLLDEYAEQSARYRDLVARNALGNRARRPVRDGLHVDLRWILLHLTEETARHNGHLDILREMLDGTTGD; from the coding sequence ATGACCAGAATCGACGACACGCCTCCCGCATGGGACGAGCGCACCCAGCTCACCACGTTCCTCGACTACGCCCGCGACACGGCCCGCGCGAAGTGCCAGGGGGTCTCCGCGGAGCACGCGCGCACGGCGCTCCTGCCCGGCTCGCCGCTGATGACCATGAGCGGGGTGATCAACCACCTCCGCTGGGTCGAGTACTACTGGTTCCAGGTGGTCTTCCTCGGCGAGGAGGACCAGGGACCCTGGACGGACGAGGACCCCGACCGCGAGATGCGGATCGCCGTCGACTTCCCGCTTCCGCAGCTGCTCGACGAGTACGCCGAGCAGAGCGCCCGGTACCGCGACCTGGTCGCCCGCAACGCCCTGGGCAACCGGGCCCGGCGCCCCGTCCGCGACGGACTCCACGTCGACCTGCGCTGGATCCTCCTCCACCTCACGGAGGAGACGGCCCGCCACAACGGCCACCTGGACATCCTGCGCGAGATGCTGGACGGCACGACGGGCGACTGA
- a CDS encoding AfsR/SARP family transcriptional regulator, whose amino-acid sequence MDGGPRVPEQGRAERAAALRFGVLGPVRAWRGDEPLPTGSPQQRAQLAALLLREGRTATASELIDALWGDEPPSRALATIRTYASRLRKTLGSGVLHSESGGYALRLAEGDELDLLRAQELVADAEKARSSGDLARARALLDEALALWDGESLAHVPGPYAETQRTRLEEWRLQHLESRLDMDLEQGHHGEAVSELTALTATHPLRERLRELLMLALYRSGRQAEALAVYADTRRLLAEELGVDPRPDLRELQQRILRADPALAEPPAPAQEPAAAPVRPAQLPATVPDFTGRSSFVTELGEVLASAEGNGRVMAVSALAGIGGVGKTTLAVHVAHQARAAFPDGQLYVDLQGAGPRAAEPETVLGSFLRALGTADSAIPDSLDERAALYRSLLDGRRVLVLLDNARDAAQVRPLLPGTEGCAALITSRIRMVDLAGAHLVDLDVMSPEEALQLFTRIVGEERAAGEREAALDVVAACGFLPLAIRIAASRLAARRTWTVSVLAAKLADERRRLDELRAGDLAVKATFELGYGALEPAQARAFRLLGLADGPDISLAAAAAVLDLPVDETEDLLESLVDMSLLESAAPGRYRYHDLVRLYARSCAERDEHTPGERAAALSRLLDFYLATVAGGYAIERPGDRLVDHLERAAYPGLTFSDRHAAQDWLYAEAVCLLACVRQSARPGTLRRAADVLWAAVDLAESGANSREYNAVAALLRDVAEETRDARTQARALTALAFVHHISGSRFDVAVEEARRATELAEAAGDPLTCCWSSNISGVVALYQNRHDDGEEHFTRAIESFRALGDRPGEASALCNLSRIHLATGRTGSAVALARQGTAMYDDMGHALKGANGRYALGLALTASGKLVEATDCLQQALLVFRDSRQRLWEGMTLFRLAELDLTARRPAQAASNAEMALTLLRGIGGDWRRGNVLTALGRALHGIGQHGRAQVCWREALDLFEALGAPEADEVRTLLNPASVA is encoded by the coding sequence ATGGACGGTGGACCGCGGGTGCCGGAGCAGGGGCGGGCCGAGCGGGCGGCGGCGCTGCGCTTCGGCGTGCTCGGCCCGGTGCGTGCCTGGCGCGGCGACGAACCGCTGCCCACCGGCTCGCCCCAGCAGCGCGCCCAGCTCGCCGCGCTGCTGCTGCGCGAGGGCCGTACGGCGACCGCGTCCGAGCTGATCGACGCCCTGTGGGGCGACGAACCGCCCTCCCGCGCCCTGGCCACCATTCGCACCTACGCCTCCCGGCTGCGCAAGACGCTCGGCTCCGGGGTGCTGCACAGCGAGTCCGGCGGCTACGCGCTCAGACTGGCCGAGGGCGACGAGCTGGACCTGCTGCGCGCCCAGGAACTCGTCGCCGACGCCGAGAAGGCGCGCTCCTCCGGTGACCTGGCCCGGGCCCGCGCACTGCTCGACGAGGCGCTGGCCCTGTGGGACGGCGAATCGCTCGCGCACGTCCCGGGCCCGTACGCCGAGACCCAGCGCACCCGCCTGGAGGAGTGGCGGCTGCAGCACCTGGAGTCCCGGCTCGACATGGACCTGGAGCAGGGCCACCACGGCGAGGCCGTCTCCGAGCTCACCGCGCTGACCGCCACCCACCCGCTGCGCGAACGGCTGCGCGAGCTGCTGATGCTGGCGCTGTACCGCAGCGGCCGGCAGGCCGAGGCCCTCGCGGTCTACGCCGACACCCGGCGCCTCCTCGCGGAGGAACTCGGCGTCGACCCCCGCCCGGACCTACGCGAGCTCCAGCAGCGCATCCTGCGCGCCGACCCCGCCCTCGCCGAACCCCCCGCGCCCGCCCAGGAACCGGCCGCCGCCCCCGTACGGCCCGCCCAACTCCCGGCGACCGTCCCGGACTTCACCGGCCGCTCGTCGTTCGTCACCGAACTGGGCGAGGTGCTCGCCTCCGCCGAGGGCAACGGCCGGGTGATGGCCGTCTCCGCGCTGGCCGGCATCGGCGGCGTCGGCAAGACCACCCTCGCCGTGCACGTGGCGCACCAGGCCCGCGCCGCGTTCCCCGACGGCCAGCTCTACGTCGACCTCCAGGGCGCCGGCCCCCGCGCCGCCGAACCGGAGACCGTCCTCGGCTCCTTCCTGCGCGCGCTCGGCACCGCCGACTCCGCGATCCCCGACTCGCTCGACGAACGGGCCGCGCTGTACCGCTCGCTGCTGGACGGCCGCCGCGTCCTCGTCCTCCTGGACAACGCCCGCGACGCCGCCCAGGTCCGCCCGCTGCTGCCCGGCACCGAGGGGTGCGCGGCGCTGATCACCTCCCGCATCCGCATGGTCGACCTGGCCGGGGCGCACCTGGTCGACCTGGACGTGATGTCCCCCGAGGAGGCGCTCCAGCTCTTCACCCGGATCGTCGGCGAGGAGCGGGCGGCCGGCGAGCGGGAGGCCGCGCTCGACGTCGTCGCCGCCTGCGGCTTCCTGCCGCTCGCCATCCGCATCGCCGCCTCCCGGCTGGCCGCCCGCCGTACCTGGACGGTGTCGGTGCTGGCCGCCAAGCTGGCCGACGAGCGCCGCCGGCTGGACGAACTGCGCGCCGGCGACCTCGCCGTCAAGGCCACCTTCGAACTCGGCTACGGCGCCCTGGAGCCCGCGCAGGCCCGTGCGTTCCGGCTGCTCGGCCTGGCCGACGGCCCGGACATCTCGCTCGCCGCCGCGGCCGCCGTACTGGACCTGCCGGTTGACGAGACGGAGGACCTGCTGGAGTCCCTCGTCGACATGTCCCTGCTGGAGTCGGCCGCGCCCGGCCGCTACCGCTACCACGACCTCGTACGGCTCTACGCGCGTTCCTGCGCCGAACGCGACGAGCACACGCCGGGCGAGCGGGCCGCCGCGCTCTCCCGGCTGCTCGACTTCTACCTGGCCACGGTCGCGGGCGGGTACGCCATCGAGCGGCCCGGGGACCGGCTCGTGGACCACCTGGAGCGGGCCGCCTACCCGGGGCTGACCTTCTCCGACCGGCACGCGGCGCAGGACTGGCTGTACGCGGAGGCCGTCTGCCTGCTGGCCTGCGTACGGCAGTCCGCGCGCCCCGGCACCCTGCGCCGCGCCGCCGACGTGCTGTGGGCGGCGGTCGACCTGGCCGAGTCGGGCGCCAACTCCCGCGAGTACAATGCGGTCGCCGCGCTGCTGCGGGACGTCGCCGAGGAGACCCGGGACGCGCGCACCCAGGCCCGGGCGCTGACCGCGCTGGCGTTCGTCCACCACATCTCCGGCAGCCGCTTCGACGTGGCGGTGGAGGAGGCCCGGCGCGCCACCGAGCTGGCCGAGGCCGCCGGGGACCCGCTCACCTGCTGCTGGTCGTCGAACATCAGCGGCGTCGTCGCGCTCTACCAGAACCGCCACGACGACGGCGAGGAGCACTTCACCCGCGCCATCGAGAGCTTCCGCGCGCTCGGCGACCGGCCCGGCGAGGCGAGCGCCCTGTGCAACCTCTCCCGCATCCACCTGGCCACCGGCCGCACCGGCAGCGCGGTCGCGCTGGCCCGCCAGGGCACGGCGATGTACGACGACATGGGACACGCCCTCAAGGGCGCCAACGGCCGCTACGCGCTGGGCCTCGCGCTCACCGCGAGCGGCAAGCTGGTGGAGGCGACGGACTGCCTCCAGCAGGCGCTGCTGGTCTTCCGGGACTCCCGGCAGCGGCTGTGGGAGGGCATGACCCTTTTCCGGCTCGCCGAACTCGACCTCACCGCCCGCCGTCCCGCCCAGGCCGCCTCGAACGCCGAGATGGCGCTGACGCTGCTGCGCGGCATCGGCGGCGACTGGCGGCGCGGCAACGTCCTGACCGCCCTCGGACGCGCGCTGCACGGCATAGGGCAGCACGGCCGCGCCCAGGTCTGCTGGCGCGAGGCGCTGGACCTGTTCGAGGCGCTGGGCGCGCCGGAGGCGGACGAGGTGCGGACGCTGCTGAACCCGGCGTCGGTCGCGTGA